The genomic region CGGGCGGACAACTCCAGCGGGTCGCCATCGCCCGGGCGATGGTCATGCAGCCTGAAATTCTGCTGGCCGATGAACCCACCGGCAATCTGGACAGCCAGTCCGGCAAGGAAATCGTCGAATTGCTGGAAAGCCTGAATCGGCAAGGCGTCACGCTGATCGTCATCACCCACGACCAGAAGCTGGGCGACCGGGCCGGCCGGCAAATCCGCATCATCGACGGACGGATCGTGTCGGGTTGAGCCCCCTTGCCGTGAAACCTGCCGGTAAAACCCAATGATAAGGACGAGGCCGTTATCCGAGCCTGACCCTCGGATCCACCAGCGTATAGGAAATGTCGGTCAGCAACAGGCCCAGGATATAGAGCACCGAACCCAGAAAGACCATCGCCCGAACGATGGCGAAATCCTGGCTGTTGATGGCGTCGATGGTATAACTGCCGAGGCCCGGAATGCTGAAAAAGGACTCCATGATCAGGCTGCCCATGAACAGCAGCGGCAGGATCACCACCACGCCGGTTAAAATGGGAATCATGGCATTCTTCAGGACGTGGCGCAGCAGCGTTCGCTGTTCGCTCAGCCCTTTGGCGCGAGCGGTGCGTACATAATCCTTTTCGACCTCTTCCAGAAACAAGGTTCGATACCAGCGGGCCCCGGAGCCGATCCCGGAAAAAACGCCGATCAATACCGGCAGCCAGAGAAACTTAAACGCAGCCAATCCCTGATCGTAACCGGAAATCGGTACCAGCTTGAGCACTTTGCCGATGACGAACTGTCCGCCGATGATGTAAAACAGCGACGAGACCGACATCAACATCACGCACAGAACAATGCCGCCGAATTCCAGATAAGTTTCCCGGAACAGCACCATCAACAGAGCGAAACCGATGTCGACCAGCAAACCGATCATCAGGGTCGGCAAGGCCAGGGCAAGACTGGGCCACATGCGCTGACGGATGTCGGCTCCGATATCGCGTCCGCTGTCGGAGATGCCGAAGCGAAACCAAAACAGCCCGACCGATTTCCGGTAAAAAATGGTATCGGTGATCTTGCCGGCACCTTGTTCTTCGGCGTTCCACAACAACGGCACCTCGTAACCGTGCTGCTGCTTCCAGTTGTCGATCGCCTCCCGGGTCACGTGCTTTTGCCCAAGCTGCATGCGGGCCATGTCGTCGGGGCTGTTGACGACGAAAAACAAAACAAAAGTCAGTACGTTCACTCCCATCAACAAAGGGAAGGCGTACAAGACCCGCCGGATCACATAATGCATCATGGCTGAATTTCCTGCTGGTTGAATGGGCGTCGCAGTCCGGAGGCCGCCGTTTGCCGGCTTCTTCGGCGATAACTTCGCACCGCCGGAATCAACGTCAAAACAAAGACGGCACCGACCAGCGCCACGGGCCAGAGCACGGGCTGATTCCATGCCTCTCTTTGTTTTTCCCTCAAAACCGGATCGATCCGGGTGTATTTGAGCCGATTATTCGCCATCAGATTCGGCTTGAGGTTAGTGTACCAGCCGTGAAACAGCGAGAACGCCTTGGGATGGAAACCGAACAGCCAGGGCGAGTCATGGCGGACGATGGCCTGCATTTGTTGAATGATCCGGAAGCGCTGTTCGTTATTGTCCATGTTGCGCATCGCTTCGAACAGACGGTCGAATTCCGGATTAAGATAATTCACCGCATTCTCGCCGCCGTATTTGACTTTGCCGTTGGGCCCGTATAGCAGGGCGAAAAAGTTTTCGGGATCGGGATAGTCGGCATTCCAACCCCAGACGAACAATTGCGCGTTGCCGGTCCGTATTTTTTGCTGAAAACGGTTGTAATCGGTTCCCCGAATCACCAGTTTGACGCCGATTTTTTCGAACTGCTTGCGGAACCAGCTCATGGTCGGCCGGTCGTCGACGCCCACGGCGGTGGTATCGAAATACAGGATCAACGGTTCTTTGGTTTTCGGATCGATGCCGTTGGCGTAACCGGCCTCGGCCATCAATTGCCGGGCCACGGCGATCGGTTTGCGCTGCGGCTTACCGTCCACCCAATCGTAAACCTCGGGATTGATCCCCGCCCGTCCCGGCTCATTGCCGAAAATACCCGGAGGCAACGCGCCTTGAGCGGCGACGCCGCGCCCGTTGCGGAAAATGGCGATGAACTCTTCGTAATCCACCGCGATGGCGATGGCCCGGCGCAATTTGCGGGCAGCTTCGGATTCGCCGCCGACGGTGGCGTCGAGCATGTTGAAGCCCATATAAAAAATCGACGTTTCCACCGAAGTATGCAGTTGAATCCCCTTTTCACGCATGCTCTCGGTCAGGGCGACGCCGCCGCTGCCGGTAAACTGGATGGCCTGATCGAAACTGTCGGAAGCGATGCCGGAAGCATCGTAATAGCCTTGCAGGAATTTGTTCCAGTAGGGTATGGTTTCCTTTTCCAGCATGAACACGGCTTTCTCGATGAAGGGCAGCGGTTTGCCGGCATCCTTCAGCAGGCCTTTTGGCGCATCCTCCGGCTCGCCCTCGGCAGGGTAGGTTTCATGATCGAACAACGGATTTTTCATCAACACCATGCGCCGGTTCGGGTTATTCTCGGCGAGAAAATAAGGCCCCGTACCGATGGGATACCAATCCAGGGTAACGTTTTTTTCGGACAAGCCCGGCTGTTCGTAAAACTCGACCGCCTCCCAGGGCATCGGTGCAAAAAAAGACATGGCCAGCCAATATAAAAATTGCGGGTATTTACCTTTGATCCGGATGCGGTAGCGGTAGCGGTCGAGCGCTTGCACGCCGGTCATCGTCTTGTTTTTAATGTCGCCGAGCGGGTGGCTCTCCGACTCCCCGGCAAATTCGGCAAATCCGACGATGTAGTTTTTCATGATTTCGGCGATCGGCGACTGATTTTTAGGATGCGCCAGCCTTTTAATTTGATAAACATAATCCTCCGCAGTCAGTTCCCTGGATCCGGTTTGTTCGAAGTCGGCCAGCGACTCGGTCGCATCGATCGCGTCTTTGCTCAAGTGATGATAGAGATAACCGCCCTGCGCATTTTTTGCCAGAGCCGGATGCGGCTGGAAACCGATCGAGGGCCGGATTTCGATCAAATAATCGGTAAAGGCAATTTTTTCCGCCGGAGCATCCTGGGCCAGCTTTCCGCCCGCCGCATCGTAATAAGCGATCTCCGGCATTTTGGCGGCCGTCAGCGGTACCAATTGGTACGGTCTTTTCAAATAATGGTATTGAAACGGCGGCTCGTAAATCTGAGCGATGAATACGTATTCGTCCTCACTGTAAGACTTTGCCGGATCCAGGTGCTTGGGCCGCTCCGAGAAGGATTGATACAACACCGGCCGGCGGCTCTCTTCCTCGGGATAGGGATTGTTCAACAGACCGTCGCCGCAACTCGTCAACAACGCGGCGAACAAAATCATCATAACCTTAGCGTTCCGGATTTTCATTGTGCGCTTTACCCATCAGCAATCTCTTTGTCGGCAAAATTGTTAAATTTGACAACGATGCCCGCCCATCGTTATGCTTCTTTTCTTTCCCGTATCGACAGAGGAGCAAGCCGCCGGTTCACCGGTTCCTTGCGATTGCAACCCCTTGTGGATCGAGACGGCACGTTGGATTCCATTTTATCGCGTTTGCATCGCCTTTTCGTTTTCAGCCTCGATCCCCGGCCGTTCCCGGAGAGGCAGGCAACCATCGCCCGATGCAAACGCGGCGAGTATAACAACAAAAGCACCAGGAGATCATAATGGGTTTTATGCAAGGCAAACGGGTCTTGATTGTCGGCTTGGCCAGCAATCGGTCCATCGCATGGGGCATCGCTCAGGCCATGCACCGGGAAGGCGCCGAATTGGCGTTCACCTTCCAGAACGAGAAGCTGCAAAGCCGCGTCCAGGAAATGGCCGCGGAATGCAATTCCAACATCACCGTCGAATGCGACGTCGGCCTCGACGAACACATCGACAACGTCTTTACCGAATTGGGCCGGCACTGGGACGGGCTGGACTGCATCGTGCATTCGGTCGCGTTCGCGCCGAGAGACGCGCTGGAGGGCGATTACGTGAACGCCACGACGCGGGACAATTTCCGCATCGCGCACGACATCAGCTCGTACAGCTTCACCGCTCTGGCCAAGGCGGGACGCGGCATGATGGCGGGACGCAACGGTTCGCTGCTGACCCTGACTTACCTGGGCGCGGAACGGGCCATCCCCAACTACAACGTCATGGGCGTCGCCAAAGCCAGTCTGGAAGCCAACGTACGCTATATGGCCGTGGCGTTGGGGCCCGAGGGCACGCGGGTCAACGCCATCTCCGCAGGCCCCATCCGCACGCTGGCCGCCGCCGGGATCAATAATTTCAAATCGATGCTCAGCAAGGCGGCCGACGCCTCGCCGTTGAAGAAAAACGTCACCATCGAGGAAGTCGGCAACGCGGCGGCTTTTTTATGCTCGGACCTGGCCTCCGGCATTACCGGCGAAATCACTTACGTCGATGCGGGCTACAATATTGCAGGCCTGGCCGCGGCCGGTTAAGTTTCGGCCGGACTGCCCAAAAAGAAAGGGAGCTCAAGGCTCCCTTTTTTATGCGCCGTTAAAACGCCTTATTCGCTTTTCGCCGCCCCGGGCTGCGAGTGTACCGTGATGTCGGTATCCTCTTCCAGGGTGCCCAGCAAGGCATCGAATTCGGTCTGCCCGAAGGCTCTGGCGATATTTTTTCTGGCCAGATCCATTCGCTTCTTATCCTCTTCGGTCATGACTCCCGGAGTCACCTTGAAAAGGCTGGCCACCACCTGCTCGCCCGCCGGCAACGCCGCCACCAGCACGGTCGGCTTGTCGCCGACCGGCTTGGCGGCCTTGAATACGGCATCGCTCAAAGGCTCCGGCACGCTCGTGTCGTTTCGCGACAAACCGGTCAGTTTCCTGATCTCCAGCTTGTTCTCCGCCGCCACCGCCGGCAGGGACTCGCCGGCCTGCAGGCGCGCCTTTATTTTCTGCGCCTTGTCCACCGCCTGCTGCCTGGCTTTTTCAGACAGCAAGGTATCGGCCACTTCCTGTTTGACGCTAGCCAAATCTCGGACCGAAGCCGGTTTGTGCTCCAGCACCCGGAGTACGACCAGCCGCTCCGGGCTGATTTCGATGGGCGTGCTGTTATTGCCTTGCAATACCTCTTCCGAAAAAGCGGCTTCGCGGACTTTCGCCTCGCCGGCAATCCCCTCGCCCTTGTCTTTGGTAAACAACGGCGACTGCTTGACGGCAAGATTCAACTCTTTCGCCACCGAATCCAGATTGTCCGGGTTTTCGTAACTTTTCTCGGCCAGCTTTTCTCCGGCTTCATAGAATAAATTTTCCGCTTTGGATTTCTGATAGGCTTTGGCGACCTCGCCTTTGATCGCCTCGAACGGCTTGGTCTCGCCGGGCACCAGCTCGGTCACTTTGATCAGATGATAGCCGAAGGAGGTCTTTACCGGCTCGGACACTTCGCCCGCCTTCAATGCCATGGCCGCCTCTTCGAACGGTTTTTCCATGACTCCGGGAGTCAACAGGCCCAGATCCCCGCCTTTTTTAGCCGTTAACTTGTCATCGGAGACTTCTTCCGCCAGTTTGGCAAAATCCTTGGTTTCGAGTTCTTTTTTGGCCTTTCGGGCTTTTTCCAGCGCGGTTTTATCATCGGTCTTATCGTTGACCGCAAACAGGATGTGGCTGATTTTTCTTCGTTCGGGCGTGCCGTACTGGTCTTTTTGCTCTTCGTAGTAAGCTTTGAGTTTGTCGTCCGTTACTTCGACTTTTTTCGCCACCTCATCCAGCGTCAGTTCGACATAGGCAATCGAAACCTGTTCCGGTGTTTTGTATTGGTCCTGATGCTGTTGATAATAGGCCGTTATCTCCTGCTCCGAAGGCTGTTCGGTCAACTTCGGCATCGCCACCGTCACATACTCGACGTCCCGTTTCTGATTCTGGATTTTGAAGAAACTTTCCAGATCGTATTGGGTGGCGAAGCTGCTGTCGGTAATGCTGCGCTGGAACTGTTCCATCGTCAGCGCGTTCTTGATCCGGTTGACGAACTCCGGAGACGAGATCCGCTGTGAGCTGAGCAGCGATTTATAGCGTTTTTCGTCGAACTTGCCGTCGACCTGGAAATAGTCCAGGCTACGAATATAATCCCGGGCAACGGCATCGCTGGTCACCAGGCCCTGTGCATGAACGTACTGCAACAGGACTTCGTCCTTGATCAGCTTATCGAGCGCCTGAGCTTTTAAAGTGGCCTCATCGATTCCAAGTCCTCGCAGGTTCTGGCTGTATTGTTCATAAGCCTGATTGACGTCGCGCTGATAGAAATCCTTGTCGCCTACCGAGGCTACGGGCGCTTCCTTGCCGGTATCCAGATAGTTTTGAATGCCCCATAAGGCAAAGGGAATACAGATCATTAACAAGATGGCCCATGCGAAAGCCCCTTGCGCCTTTTCTCTAATTGTCGTCAGCATATGCTCGGTCCTAAAAAAACAAATTGCAATTAGCAAAACCGGAGTAAAAAAAAAGCCCCGGACCAGACGGCACGGGGCTTTTAATTTGGCGGAGCGGACGGGGCTCGAACCCGCGACCCCCGGCGTGACAGGCCGGTATTCTAACCAACTGAACTACCGCTCCAAAGTCTGGTGGGTGCTGAGGGGTTCGAACCCCCGACCCTCGCCTTGTAAGGGCGATGCTCTCCCAGCTGAGCTAAGCACCCGACTAAAGAGCACTAGTTTACAGCATCTTTTAAAGATTTGCCAACTTTAAATGAAGGAATTTTTGCTGCCTTGATTGTAATTTCTTCTCCGGTCTGCGGATTACGGCCTTTCCGCTCGGCTCTACCTTTAACGGAAAAGGTTCCAAAACCCACCAATGTGACGGAATCATCGTTCTTTAATGCCTCTGTCACAGCACTGATAAAACCATCCAAAGCTCTTCCAGCATCCGCTTTTGTCAATTCAGCCGACGCTGCGATAGCATCAATCAGTTCCGATTTATTCATTATTCCCCCTTAGGAAGTCAATTTTAATTTTGTATTGGCAATAACCCGCTTGAGTCAATCTATCCTTATGCGCGATCACAAACTACACAAGAAAGTGTTATTAAATCAATAGCAACAAATCAGGTCAAGCACTAACCCGAAGAGACTCCGATTTTTTCTGCAATCTTCCGAAAAAGGAATGAGCCTAGACTCCTGAATCAATGCGCCGTCAACCCCTGATTTTTGATTTTAACCGCCTCCATCTCGGCTTTGGCTTGCTCCTCGGCAGCTTTTTTCAGAGCCGATACCGGCATGTACTGCAAAGCCACTTCCAGCACCTCGTCGATCCAGTGAACGGGCTTGATAACCAGATTTTGCTTGATGTTTTCCGGTATTTCAACCAGATCTTTCTCATTTTCCGCCGGAATCAAAACCGTGGAAATGCCGCCCCGGTGAGCCGCCAGCAGTTTTTCCTTCAAGCCGCCGATCGGCAATACCTCGCCGCTCAGAGTGATCTCGCCGGTCATGGCGACGTTGGCGCGAACGGGGATTTTCGTTAATGCCGAGATGATGGCCGTGCACATGCCGATGCCTGCGCTCGGGCCGTCCTTGGGCGTCGCCCCTTCCGGAACGTGGATGTGAATATCGTTTTTCTGGAACTGCTCGCTGTCGATGCCGAGCGCTTCCGCCCGGCTCCTGACGACCGTCATCGCGGCTTCGATGGACTCCTTCATCACGTCGCCGAGCTTGCCGGTCGAGGAATGCTTTCCTTTGCCGGGAATGACCGCCGTCTCGATGGTCAACAGTTCCCCGCCCACTTCGGTCCAGGCCAGCCCGGTCACTTGCCCGATTTGATCCTGTTCTTCGGCCAGGCCGTAGCTGTAACGCTTTACCCCAAGATAGGCATCCAGATTTTCCGGCGTGATCTCGATTCGGGCACCCTTCGGCTCCAGTAACAGACTCTTGACGACTTTCCGGCACACTTTCGAAATATCGCGCTCCAGGTTCCGGACGCCCGCTTCTCTGGAGTAATAACGGATCATGGCGCGAACGGTGGCTTCCGGAATCTCGATTTCATGAGGCTGCAAGCCGTTGTTCCGGATCTGTTTCGGAATCAGGTAACGCAGGGCGATATTGATCTTTTCGTCTTCGGTATACCCCGACAGGCGGATGACTTCCATCCGGTCCAGCAGGGCCGGGGGAATGTTCATCGTGTTGGCGGTCGCAACGAACATGACGTCGGACAGATCGAAGTCGACTTCGAGATAATGGTCCGAAAAGGTGTGATTCTGCTCCGGATCCAGCACTTCGAGCAAGGCGGAAGCCGGATCGCCGCGAAAATCGGCCGCCATTTTATCGATTTCGTCGAGCAGAAACATCGGATTGCGGGTTTTGATCTTGGCCAGGTTCTGCAGAATTTTTCCGGGCATCGAACCGATGTAAGTCCGCCGATGGCCGCGAATTTCCGCCTCGTCGCGCACGCCGCCGAGCGCCATGCGCACGTATTTCCGGTTGGTTGCTCGGGCAATCGATTCGCCCAGCGAAGTTTTACCGACCCCCGGAGGTCCGACCAGGCATAAAATGGGGCCCTTCAACTGCTGCACCCGCTGCTGCACGGCCAGATATTCGAGAATGCGCTCTTTCACTTTTTCCAGGCCGTAGTGCTCCGATTCCAGAACCTGTTCGGCTATTTTCAGATCATGCCGGACTTTCGTCTTTTTCTTCCAGGGCACGCTGACCATCCATTCGATGTAGTTGCGCACCACGGTCGCTTCGGCCGACATCGGCGACATCAGCTTGAGCTTGTTCAGCTCCGCGGTCGCCTTGGCATTGGCTTCTTTGGACATACCGGCTTTTTCGATTTTCCTCTCAAGCTCTTCAATTTCATTGGGCGTATTTTCCATTTCTCCCAACTCTTTCTGAATCGCTTTCATCTGCTCGTTGAGATAATATTCCCTTTGATTTTTCTCCATCTGCTGCTTTACCCGGACGCGAATCCGTTTTTCCATCTCCAGGAGATCGACTTCGCCTTCCATGTAGGTCATCAGATGTTCCAGCCGCCGGGCAATATCGGCATTTTCCAGAACACCTTGTTTTTCATGAATTTTCAGCGTCATATGCGCGGCTATGGTGTCGGCCAGCCGGCTCAGGTCGTCGACTCCGGACAACGCATTCAACACCTCGGGCGGAATCTTGTTGTTCAGTTTGACGTATTGGTCGAACGAGCTGACGACCGTCCGCTGCAGGACCTCCTGCTCTTGCGGCGAAATCCCCAAAACTTCTTCAAGAGCTTCCACGGCAGCCGAATAATATTTCCCGGTTTCCTTGTAGCTCAAAACCTTGCTGCGAAGATTGCCTTCCACCAAGACTTTTACCGTTCCGTCAGGAAGCTTGAGTAATTGCAGAATATTGGCCAGCGTACCGACTTTGTACAGATCTTCAAAATCCGGCTCATCAACGTCCGCTTCTTTTTGCGCGACCAGCAAAATTTGCTTGTTGTCCTTCATCGCGGCTTCCAAAGCATCAATCGATCTTTCCCTGCCGACAAACAAGGGAATGACCATGTGCGGATACACTACGACATCCCGAAGCGGCAATACCGGGATAAACACATTTTTCTGTTGCAATTCTGTCATTTTCTGCGCTTCCATAACTGGAACCCTTCATATACTGTATTTGGAATATTTATTATGGGGTCACTGGCAAAAATAGCAAGGATTGATTCCCCGATACTTTGAATTTTGCCCGTGGTCTTGATGGCTTCGGCATCGTCTCGAAAAAATCCGTAAGCCGCGTGGCCGTCGTTGATCAGGATAAAGCCGGGCGAATCCTTCAGACCGGATTCGCCTTGGTTATCCTATGACAAGCGTTGCCGCGTCAAGATTCGATAGCCGGCATTAAAAACGGCAAAAAATACCCCTTCGTTGCCGGTCAATTCTTTCCGGAGGTTCGACCACCGGCTTGTCTTCCTGCAATGGACTCGGGAACCTTACCGGCACGGCAGGGCTCTATGAAGACAAATTCGCGAAGATTTTCAGTTCGAACACCTGTACAGCGTTTTAGATTCATCCGGAAACAAAGCACCAAAATGATCATAAAATAAAAACCGAAGATAAAAATGCGGACCCCAGCGCTTTCAACCTCGTCTGCTCAATCTGTCGGTGAACGTATAAAAACCCAATAACTGACCCCGGAGTCACCAGATGAAACGGTATTTGTTCATTTCCGCCATTTTACTGTTGAGCGCCTGCTCCACCCTGCCGCCGGCCATCAAGAATGCGCCTGCCGTCGACGTCTCGTACCCGCAGGCCAGCGCCGACATCAACAGCTATAAAAATATCCCGATCCGCTGGGGCGGCGTGATCATCGACCTGCAAAACGAGCAGGCTTACAGCCTGTTGCAGGTTTTGTCCTATCCATTGAACAGTAACGGGCGCCCTTCGACGGATGAACCGTATCAAGGGCGCTTCCTGATTAAAACGTCCGAATTTCTGGATCCGGCCGTGTACGTCAAGGGGCGGGAAGTGACCGCCGCCGGCGTTCTTAAAGGCGACAGCGAGCAGCGAATCGGAAATAAAACGCTCAGACTGCCCCTGATGGAAAGCACCGTTCTACATTTATGGCCGGAATACGACGTGAACCGTTATTATTACGGCGGTTACGGCTATTATCCTTATTACTGGGGCGGCTATTACGGTTACAGCCCTTATTACTGGGGCTGGGGCGGCCTCTACCGGCCTTTTCCTCCCTATTAAGGGAGAAATCCGTCCACATCGGGACAGTTTCCGGCCTTAAGCCGCGTTATTGTGAGAACTCGATCTCGTAGCCGGTAAATTTGCGGATGTTGACGACTCCGGAGTCCAGTATCAGATACTGGCCTTTAATGCCGTGCAGAACGCCCGAAATCTCCGGAGTCTTGTCGAAATTCAAGGCGGAAATCTTGACCGGATAGTTGTCCACCGGAAAATGGAGCTCCACCGGCTTCTCCCCGGACAAGAACTCCACGTCTCCGACGCCGAAACGCTGGCTGATGGCGGCCAATTCGGCTTCGCAGCAAGCCGTCAATTCATCGCGCTTTTTTTCCAGATCCACGGTCTCGACCTGATTCTTCAGCATCTGCTGCCAACTCGTTTTATCGCTGACGTGTTGGCCGATGACCGCCTCGATCAAACCGGAAATATGGCGTGAAGCCACCTTGAAAATAGGCAGGGCCTGCACCGCCCCCTGATCGATCCAGCGCGTCGGCACTTGCGACTGACGGGTAATGCCGACTTTGATGCCGCTGGAATTGGCGAGATAGACGATGTGGGGCTGAAAGCAGAAGGTCTGGCCCCATTCGGGCTCTCGGCAGGTGCCCGCTGCAAAATGGCAGATTTCGGGCTTCACGATGCAGCGGTCGCACTCGGCCGACTTGATGAAACAAGGATAACAGTAACCCTGGTTGAAACTTTTTTTCGTCGACCTGTTGCAGCGGACGCAAATTATTCTGCCGGTATGTTTCAGCCGGACCGGTTTTCCGATCAATGGATTCATTTCGATGCTCCGGCCGCTCAATTGCAGGGTGTACTGCACCGGCCGATCCAGCGCGGCGTTCATTTTGGTTAAATTGCCCAGCATATCCATCTCCTCAGATTTTTTTATAGCCGTCGCTGTTACCGCCCACCCAGCGTTCCTGCTCCGACTGGAGCCGCTCTTTTTTCCAGAACGGCGCTTTCGATTTCAACGCTTCCATGATGTAGCGGCTGGCGTCGAAGGCATCGCCCCGGTGCGCCGCCCATACCGAGACCAGCACGATCGGTTCGTTCGGCCGAATCTCGCCGACCCGGTGCACCACCAGAGCATCAAGAATCTGCCAGCGCCGGGAGGCGTCGCCGACGATGTTCTCCAG from Methylosarcina fibrata AML-C10 harbors:
- a CDS encoding ABC transporter permease, whose amino-acid sequence is MMHYVIRRVLYAFPLLMGVNVLTFVLFFVVNSPDDMARMQLGQKHVTREAIDNWKQQHGYEVPLLWNAEEQGAGKITDTIFYRKSVGLFWFRFGISDSGRDIGADIRQRMWPSLALALPTLMIGLLVDIGFALLMVLFRETYLEFGGIVLCVMLMSVSSLFYIIGGQFVIGKVLKLVPISGYDQGLAAFKFLWLPVLIGVFSGIGSGARWYRTLFLEEVEKDYVRTARAKGLSEQRTLLRHVLKNAMIPILTGVVVILPLLFMGSLIMESFFSIPGLGSYTIDAINSQDFAIVRAMVFLGSVLYILGLLLTDISYTLVDPRVRLG
- a CDS encoding ABC transporter substrate-binding protein, which encodes MMILFAALLTSCGDGLLNNPYPEEESRRPVLYQSFSERPKHLDPAKSYSEDEYVFIAQIYEPPFQYHYLKRPYQLVPLTAAKMPEIAYYDAAGGKLAQDAPAEKIAFTDYLIEIRPSIGFQPHPALAKNAQGGYLYHHLSKDAIDATESLADFEQTGSRELTAEDYVYQIKRLAHPKNQSPIAEIMKNYIVGFAEFAGESESHPLGDIKNKTMTGVQALDRYRYRIRIKGKYPQFLYWLAMSFFAPMPWEAVEFYEQPGLSEKNVTLDWYPIGTGPYFLAENNPNRRMVLMKNPLFDHETYPAEGEPEDAPKGLLKDAGKPLPFIEKAVFMLEKETIPYWNKFLQGYYDASGIASDSFDQAIQFTGSGGVALTESMREKGIQLHTSVETSIFYMGFNMLDATVGGESEAARKLRRAIAIAVDYEEFIAIFRNGRGVAAQGALPPGIFGNEPGRAGINPEVYDWVDGKPQRKPIAVARQLMAEAGYANGIDPKTKEPLILYFDTTAVGVDDRPTMSWFRKQFEKIGVKLVIRGTDYNRFQQKIRTGNAQLFVWGWNADYPDPENFFALLYGPNGKVKYGGENAVNYLNPEFDRLFEAMRNMDNNEQRFRIIQQMQAIVRHDSPWLFGFHPKAFSLFHGWYTNLKPNLMANNRLKYTRIDPVLREKQREAWNQPVLWPVALVGAVFVLTLIPAVRSYRRRSRQTAASGLRRPFNQQEIQP
- a CDS encoding enoyl-ACP reductase FabI — protein: MGFMQGKRVLIVGLASNRSIAWGIAQAMHREGAELAFTFQNEKLQSRVQEMAAECNSNITVECDVGLDEHIDNVFTELGRHWDGLDCIVHSVAFAPRDALEGDYVNATTRDNFRIAHDISSYSFTALAKAGRGMMAGRNGSLLTLTYLGAERAIPNYNVMGVAKASLEANVRYMAVALGPEGTRVNAISAGPIRTLAAAGINNFKSMLSKAADASPLKKNVTIEEVGNAAAFLCSDLASGITGEITYVDAGYNIAGLAAAG
- a CDS encoding SurA N-terminal domain-containing protein, with amino-acid sequence MLTTIREKAQGAFAWAILLMICIPFALWGIQNYLDTGKEAPVASVGDKDFYQRDVNQAYEQYSQNLRGLGIDEATLKAQALDKLIKDEVLLQYVHAQGLVTSDAVARDYIRSLDYFQVDGKFDEKRYKSLLSSQRISSPEFVNRIKNALTMEQFQRSITDSSFATQYDLESFFKIQNQKRDVEYVTVAMPKLTEQPSEQEITAYYQQHQDQYKTPEQVSIAYVELTLDEVAKKVEVTDDKLKAYYEEQKDQYGTPERRKISHILFAVNDKTDDKTALEKARKAKKELETKDFAKLAEEVSDDKLTAKKGGDLGLLTPGVMEKPFEEAAMALKAGEVSEPVKTSFGYHLIKVTELVPGETKPFEAIKGEVAKAYQKSKAENLFYEAGEKLAEKSYENPDNLDSVAKELNLAVKQSPLFTKDKGEGIAGEAKVREAAFSEEVLQGNNSTPIEISPERLVVLRVLEHKPASVRDLASVKQEVADTLLSEKARQQAVDKAQKIKARLQAGESLPAVAAENKLEIRKLTGLSRNDTSVPEPLSDAVFKAAKPVGDKPTVLVAALPAGEQVVASLFKVTPGVMTEEDKKRMDLARKNIARAFGQTEFDALLGTLEEDTDITVHSQPGAAKSE
- a CDS encoding HU family DNA-binding protein, with the protein product MNKSELIDAIAASAELTKADAGRALDGFISAVTEALKNDDSVTLVGFGTFSVKGRAERKGRNPQTGEEITIKAAKIPSFKVGKSLKDAVN
- the lon gene encoding endopeptidase La, with protein sequence MEAQKMTELQQKNVFIPVLPLRDVVVYPHMVIPLFVGRERSIDALEAAMKDNKQILLVAQKEADVDEPDFEDLYKVGTLANILQLLKLPDGTVKVLVEGNLRSKVLSYKETGKYYSAAVEALEEVLGISPQEQEVLQRTVVSSFDQYVKLNNKIPPEVLNALSGVDDLSRLADTIAAHMTLKIHEKQGVLENADIARRLEHLMTYMEGEVDLLEMEKRIRVRVKQQMEKNQREYYLNEQMKAIQKELGEMENTPNEIEELERKIEKAGMSKEANAKATAELNKLKLMSPMSAEATVVRNYIEWMVSVPWKKKTKVRHDLKIAEQVLESEHYGLEKVKERILEYLAVQQRVQQLKGPILCLVGPPGVGKTSLGESIARATNRKYVRMALGGVRDEAEIRGHRRTYIGSMPGKILQNLAKIKTRNPMFLLDEIDKMAADFRGDPASALLEVLDPEQNHTFSDHYLEVDFDLSDVMFVATANTMNIPPALLDRMEVIRLSGYTEDEKINIALRYLIPKQIRNNGLQPHEIEIPEATVRAMIRYYSREAGVRNLERDISKVCRKVVKSLLLEPKGARIEITPENLDAYLGVKRYSYGLAEEQDQIGQVTGLAWTEVGGELLTIETAVIPGKGKHSSTGKLGDVMKESIEAAMTVVRSRAEALGIDSEQFQKNDIHIHVPEGATPKDGPSAGIGMCTAIISALTKIPVRANVAMTGEITLSGEVLPIGGLKEKLLAAHRGGISTVLIPAENEKDLVEIPENIKQNLVIKPVHWIDEVLEVALQYMPVSALKKAAEEQAKAEMEAVKIKNQGLTAH
- a CDS encoding Slp family lipoprotein codes for the protein MKRYLFISAILLLSACSTLPPAIKNAPAVDVSYPQASADINSYKNIPIRWGGVIIDLQNEQAYSLLQVLSYPLNSNGRPSTDEPYQGRFLIKTSEFLDPAVYVKGREVTAAGVLKGDSEQRIGNKTLRLPLMESTVLHLWPEYDVNRYYYGGYGYYPYYWGGYYGYSPYYWGWGGLYRPFPPY
- a CDS encoding DUF2797 domain-containing protein, whose translation is MLGNLTKMNAALDRPVQYTLQLSGRSIEMNPLIGKPVRLKHTGRIICVRCNRSTKKSFNQGYCYPCFIKSAECDRCIVKPEICHFAAGTCREPEWGQTFCFQPHIVYLANSSGIKVGITRQSQVPTRWIDQGAVQALPIFKVASRHISGLIEAVIGQHVSDKTSWQQMLKNQVETVDLEKKRDELTACCEAELAAISQRFGVGDVEFLSGEKPVELHFPVDNYPVKISALNFDKTPEISGVLHGIKGQYLILDSGVVNIRKFTGYEIEFSQ
- a CDS encoding molybdenum cofactor biosynthesis protein MoaE, giving the protein MKVKICEEGFDPWNEARLYQEASAGIFGKFGATGIFIGTMRDFNEGDGVLGMTLEHYPGMTEKELENIVGDASRRWQILDALVVHRVGEIRPNEPIVLVSVWAAHRGDAFDASRYIMEALKSKAPFWKKERLQSEQERWVGGNSDGYKKI